In Streptomyces sp. NBC_00306, a single genomic region encodes these proteins:
- a CDS encoding protein kinase domain-containing protein — protein sequence MSQDGAQGRYAGGSVAGGRYQLRDLLGEGGMASVYLAYDSALDRQVAIKTLHTELGREQSFRERFRREAQAVAKLSHPNIVSVFDTGEDELDGSLMPYIVMEYVEGRPLGSVLQADVQQYGAMPAEKALKVTADVLAALETSHEMGLVHRDIKPGNVMMTKRGVVKVMDFGIARAMQSGVTSMTQTGMVVGTPQYLSPEQALGRGVDARSDLYSVGIMLFQLLTGRLPFDADSPLAIAYAHVQEEPVAPSSINRSVTPAMDALVARALKKNPNERFPSAAAMRDECARVMGAGQTGAPVIVGGAPAASGSGVGSAVFPPLDQSAPPPQSVQTPYQPSPYGPPTPAPAPTPAPQYGYPHNPAPAYQTAGPLASTPPPYTMSPQTATTGPGGGSGGKRNMPVIIGAIAVALLAIGGLIAAISMKDKGKDDNTGGDPSSSTSQQGGELPPDRNRTIEATKCSAATEDGQDPKKVVVPDLRYKDVLSVKECLRAANWTWTVKTEDNPQWPKDAVVGQYPSQGAAVLPGSQEFELTISTGKSP from the coding sequence ATGAGCCAGGACGGCGCGCAGGGCCGCTATGCGGGTGGGTCCGTGGCGGGTGGCCGGTATCAGCTTCGCGACCTGCTCGGCGAGGGCGGTATGGCCTCCGTCTATCTGGCGTACGACTCGGCGCTGGACCGCCAGGTCGCCATCAAGACGCTGCACACCGAGCTCGGGCGCGAGCAGTCCTTCCGTGAGCGCTTCCGCCGCGAGGCCCAGGCCGTCGCCAAGCTGTCGCACCCCAATATCGTCTCCGTCTTCGACACCGGCGAGGACGAGCTCGACGGCTCGCTGATGCCGTACATCGTCATGGAGTACGTCGAGGGCCGGCCCCTCGGATCCGTCCTTCAGGCGGACGTCCAGCAGTACGGCGCGATGCCGGCCGAGAAGGCGCTCAAGGTGACGGCCGATGTGCTGGCCGCCCTGGAGACCAGCCACGAAATGGGCCTGGTCCACCGGGACATCAAGCCCGGCAACGTGATGATGACCAAGCGCGGCGTCGTCAAGGTGATGGACTTCGGCATCGCGCGCGCCATGCAGTCGGGCGTCACCTCGATGACGCAGACCGGCATGGTCGTCGGCACCCCGCAGTACCTGTCGCCGGAGCAGGCGCTGGGACGCGGCGTAGACGCCCGTTCCGATCTGTACTCCGTCGGCATCATGCTCTTCCAGCTGCTCACCGGACGGCTCCCGTTCGACGCCGACTCCCCGCTGGCGATCGCGTACGCGCATGTCCAGGAGGAGCCGGTCGCTCCGTCCTCGATCAACCGCTCCGTCACTCCCGCGATGGATGCCCTCGTCGCCCGTGCGCTGAAGAAGAACCCGAACGAGCGGTTCCCGAGCGCGGCCGCGATGCGCGACGAGTGCGCACGGGTGATGGGTGCCGGACAGACGGGCGCCCCGGTGATCGTCGGTGGCGCCCCGGCCGCGAGCGGCTCGGGGGTCGGCTCGGCCGTCTTCCCGCCGCTCGACCAGTCGGCGCCGCCGCCGCAGAGCGTGCAGACGCCGTACCAGCCGAGCCCGTACGGCCCGCCGACCCCGGCGCCCGCCCCGACCCCGGCTCCGCAGTACGGCTATCCGCACAATCCCGCTCCGGCGTACCAGACGGCGGGGCCCCTGGCCTCGACGCCGCCTCCGTACACGATGTCCCCGCAGACGGCCACGACCGGCCCGGGTGGCGGCAGCGGCGGCAAGCGGAACATGCCGGTGATCATCGGTGCGATCGCGGTCGCGCTGCTGGCGATCGGCGGTCTGATCGCGGCGATCTCGATGAAGGACAAGGGGAAGGACGACAACACGGGCGGGGACCCGAGTTCGAGCACGTCTCAGCAGGGCGGTGAGCTCCCGCCGGACCGGAACCGGACCATCGAGGCCACCAAGTGCTCCGCGGCGACGGAGGACGGCCAGGACCCCAAGAAGGTCGTGGTCCCCGACCTCCGTTACAAGGACGTGCTGAGCGTCAAGGAGTGCCTGCGGGCCGCGAACTGGACCTGGACCGTCAAGACGGAGGACAACCCCCAGTGGCCCAAGGACGCCGTGGTCGGGCAGTACCCGAGCCAGGGCGCTGCCGTCCTGCCGGGTAGCCAGGAGTTCGAGCTGACGATCTCCACGGGCAAGTCCCCCTGA
- a CDS encoding protein kinase domain-containing protein yields MAPEPEAGGGVPDAADSWGTGGLVGDGRYRLTHRLGRGGMAEVYAAEDVRLGRTVAVKLLRADLAEDPVSKARFTREAQSVAGLNHHAIVAVYDSGEDVVGGQSVPYIVMELVEGRTIRDLLLNAEAPPPEQALIIVSGVLEALAYSHQHGIVHRDIKPANVIITNSGAVKVMDFGIARALHGASTTMTQTGMVMGTPQYLSPEQALGKAVDHRSDLYATGCLLYELLALRPPFTGETPLSVVYQHVQDIPAPPSEVSDVVPPELDGMVMRSLAKDPDDRFQSAEEMRGLVQYSLQMLQQQGSHNGSWNTGPVLLNDGGPTPAMGTTGPTAVHHPVHGDTSQGPLLPPPNPNDGAYDGHRPGGRKGRSKAWLLAVLAVVAIAVGIAFALNKAGDTGGTPSDKTSVSETPTTPDETPTPTEEETQPTEEPDDSTGGNQEPTEEPTYTRPVTPSDPQTTAGPTDQPTEPTDPPTEPTDPPTEPTDPPTDPPTGGTNEGANGDPGDPGGTEGG; encoded by the coding sequence ATGGCACCCGAACCCGAAGCAGGCGGCGGCGTGCCGGATGCGGCGGACTCCTGGGGCACCGGCGGGCTGGTCGGAGACGGCCGGTACCGGCTGACGCACCGCCTCGGCCGCGGCGGCATGGCCGAAGTCTACGCGGCGGAGGACGTACGGCTCGGTCGGACCGTCGCGGTGAAACTGCTGCGCGCCGACCTCGCCGAGGACCCTGTCTCCAAGGCCCGCTTCACCCGCGAGGCACAGTCGGTCGCGGGCCTCAACCACCATGCGATCGTGGCGGTCTACGACTCCGGCGAGGACGTCGTGGGCGGCCAGTCCGTGCCGTACATCGTCATGGAGCTGGTCGAGGGCCGCACGATCCGCGATCTGCTGCTGAACGCCGAGGCCCCGCCGCCCGAGCAGGCCCTGATCATCGTCTCCGGCGTCCTCGAAGCACTCGCGTACTCCCACCAGCACGGCATCGTGCACCGGGACATCAAGCCCGCGAACGTCATCATCACCAACTCGGGTGCGGTGAAGGTGATGGACTTCGGCATCGCGCGCGCCCTGCACGGGGCGTCGACGACGATGACGCAGACCGGCATGGTGATGGGCACGCCGCAGTACCTGTCCCCCGAGCAGGCGCTGGGCAAGGCCGTCGACCACCGGTCCGACCTCTACGCGACGGGCTGTCTGCTCTACGAACTCCTCGCGCTGCGGCCCCCCTTCACCGGTGAGACCCCGCTCTCGGTGGTCTACCAGCACGTCCAGGACATCCCGGCCCCGCCGTCCGAGGTCTCGGACGTGGTGCCGCCGGAGCTCGACGGCATGGTGATGCGCTCGCTCGCGAAGGACCCGGACGACCGGTTCCAGAGCGCGGAGGAGATGCGCGGCCTGGTGCAGTACTCGCTGCAGATGCTCCAGCAGCAGGGCAGCCACAACGGCAGCTGGAACACCGGGCCGGTCCTGCTGAACGACGGCGGGCCGACGCCCGCCATGGGCACCACGGGGCCGACCGCCGTGCACCACCCCGTGCACGGTGACACCTCGCAGGGTCCGCTCCTGCCTCCGCCCAACCCGAACGACGGCGCGTACGACGGTCATCGGCCGGGCGGCCGCAAGGGCCGCAGCAAGGCATGGCTGCTGGCCGTGCTCGCCGTGGTCGCCATCGCGGTCGGCATCGCCTTCGCGCTGAACAAGGCGGGCGACACGGGCGGCACCCCCTCCGACAAGACGTCGGTCTCCGAGACGCCCACGACGCCGGACGAGACGCCGACGCCGACCGAGGAGGAGACCCAGCCGACGGAGGAGCCGGACGACAGCACCGGCGGCAACCAGGAGCCGACGGAGGAGCCGACGTACACCCGGCCGGTCACGCCGAGCGATCCGCAGACGACGGCGGGCCCCACCGACCAGCCGACGGAGCCCACGGACCCGCCGACGGAGCCCACGGACCCGCCGACCGAGCCGACGGACCCGCCCACGGATCCGCCGACGGGCGGCACCAACGAGGGTGCCAACGGTGATCCGGGCGACCCGGGCGGCACCGAGGGCGGCTGA
- a CDS encoding phosphotransferase, with protein sequence MPRSSATAPPLGPLLRRYEDPGEPLSCEPVTLGLLNRGYRLSTTRGAYFLKHHLDGDREAIARQHRATKRLQALGVPVAPPVEDTEGGTVAVIGGRCYALHPWVDGRHRDGAHLTTAQSRRLGSLLGLVHTCLDQVMEVDHTERGEYESADPEETFALIDELLSLARATRPHDAFDALAEHRLVERRALLERHAGHRPPPGSAGGWVHGDFHPLNLLYRGAEPAAIVDWDRLGVQPRAEEAVRAAAIFFVQPAGELELPKVRAYARAYRRAAGADAAELAAAVHRVWWERLNDFWILRWRYQLNDRRADPQFPAVSALAVWWTSEYEAVRDAFTA encoded by the coding sequence GTGCCGCGCTCATCTGCAACCGCCCCACCCCTCGGTCCGCTTCTGCGCCGCTACGAGGACCCGGGCGAACCACTGTCCTGCGAGCCGGTCACCCTGGGCCTCCTCAACCGCGGCTACCGGCTGTCCACCACCCGCGGCGCCTACTTCCTCAAACACCACCTCGACGGCGACCGCGAGGCCATCGCCCGCCAGCACCGGGCGACCAAACGTCTCCAGGCGCTCGGCGTCCCGGTCGCCCCGCCCGTCGAGGACACCGAGGGCGGCACGGTCGCGGTGATCGGCGGCCGCTGTTACGCCCTGCACCCCTGGGTCGACGGCCGCCACCGCGACGGCGCCCACCTCACGACGGCCCAGTCCCGGCGGCTCGGCTCCCTCCTGGGCCTCGTCCACACCTGCCTCGACCAGGTCATGGAGGTCGACCACACAGAACGCGGCGAGTACGAGAGCGCCGACCCCGAGGAGACCTTCGCGCTCATCGACGAACTGCTGTCCCTGGCGCGGGCCACCCGGCCGCACGACGCCTTCGACGCCCTCGCCGAGCACCGGCTCGTGGAGCGCCGCGCGCTGCTGGAGCGCCATGCCGGGCACAGACCGCCGCCGGGCTCCGCGGGCGGCTGGGTGCACGGCGACTTCCACCCGCTGAACCTGCTCTACCGGGGCGCGGAGCCCGCGGCGATCGTCGACTGGGACCGGCTGGGCGTGCAACCGCGCGCCGAGGAGGCCGTACGGGCGGCGGCGATCTTCTTCGTCCAGCCGGCCGGCGAACTGGAGCTGCCGAAGGTACGCGCCTACGCCCGGGCCTACCGCCGGGCCGCCGGCGCGGACGCGGCGGAGCTCGCGGCGGCGGTGCACCGGGTGTGGTGGGAGCGGCTCAACGACTTCTGGATACTGCGGTGGCGCTACCAGCTGAACGACCGAAGGGCCGACCCGCAGTTTCCCGCGGTGTCGGCCCTGGCGGTCTGGTGGACGAGCGAGTACGAGGCGGTCCGGGACGCCTTTACGGCCTGA